GCAAGTGTGTGTGGACTGAGCCATGAGCACAATATCAGCCACCCTGAGTGAGCGCACAGCCTTGGGTGACCGAGGAGTGACGCCCCCTCAACCCCAAGGCGCTGTGCCTCACCGGCGCTGCCTTCAGGATACGTCTTCAGAGAGCCGGACTTTTCTGCACCGCACTACTTTGTCCTTCTACTTCTCAGAAAACCATTGATAAAAATATCTGTCTAGCACGTGTATGACTAAACGTGTGTACTTAGGATAACTTTCAAGTAAAAAAGTGTCAAACATTGAAGTCAGAAGTGAACTTCACGAGGGTAATTGTCAACCAATAACTGATCTTTTGCAGattgtttttcctccctccagGAAAGACTGGAGATTAACAAAAAAGGATATATTAACTCTCAAaccatataaaaataaaaatatatggatTTTCCTTAAATCCTCaaacacaataataaaacaaCTACCTGACTCTGTGTCTGCCGCTGTGGCCGGGAGCACAGGGAGGGGCTGCTCGCAACCACCGCCCCTGTCTCTGTGTCTGCCGCTGTGGCCGGGAGCACAGGGAGGGTGTCTCTGTGTGCTGCGCCAGGGCGGGAGCACAGGAGGCTTGCCTCTGTGTCTGCCGCTGTGGCCGGGAGCACAGGGAGGGGCTGCTCGCCACCACCGCCCCTGCCTCTGTGTCTGCCGCTGTGGCCGGGAGCACAGGGAGGGGCTGCTCACCACCACTGCCCCTGCCTCTGTGTCTGCTGATGTGGCCAGGAGCACAGGGAGGGGCTGCTCACCACCACTGCCCCTGCCTCTGTGTCTGCTGATGTGGCCGGGAGCACAGGGAGGGGCTGCTCACCACCACTGCCCCTGCCTCTGTGTCTGCTGATGTGGCCGGGAGCACAGTGAGGGGCTGCttgccaccaccgccacacagtGTTTCTGCCGCTGTGGCCGGGAGCAGAGGGAGGAGCTGCttgccaccaccgccacacagcGTGCCTTGCAGGGCTCTGCTTGGTGCCTCACAAACTAAGGCAGGCACATCACAGTAATCAAACTCTTCTACAGGCCTGTAAAGCAACACAGCTGTGCTGTCACCAGCACTTCCTACTCAACAAAAAGACTGATGTGAAAAAGAGCGATTGCAAATAAAATGTTACAAAACCTTCACAGACACGTTCTGATTATTGTCGGCGAGCACATGAGCCTCCCCAGCCAGGCCGGGACACCAGCCCGGCCCGGGGCAGTGTTTCACTAGGGTGGAGCCGCGGAGCCTCCAGAAAGATTAGTGAAGCATCTTGTGGATCTTGAGGATCTTCCCTAACCGCTGCTTGGCAGTGGCCATGCCCTTCCTGGGCTTGTTGGAGACTGAAAGAAAAGAGTTATAGACAGTTTGTGCACAAAACTGAACAATGGGCGTCACCTGCACCCAAAGCTGATATGCTCCATAATACAGTGTTGCCAAGAAACACAAAAGGTTCCATaacaataaaaacgaaaaaattgAAGAAACTCACACTCACTTTTGCTAATCCCCTTGAGACTAACAACTCCTGAGGAGGTGCTGGGCTGAGCCTCCAGCGTGCGCTGCTTCTTCCGGTGGTAGGCTCTCTTGGTGGCCTGAAAGAACACCCTTTAGAGACACTGCTTGGACTGTGACACCAATACTCCTCAATACTGATGGCTACATAGGAGCAGTCTATCATGTTTTCCTCCCCAAGAAAAAGGTACATCAAATCAGCAGTGAAAAAATAATTGTACAAAAACATAATTTTCTTTAAACATTGATAGTGACAAAACCCTCATTAGAAACATGACATAACTTAATGCTTAGAGTCTACACTTTAATAATTTCCTCCTTTGCTCATCTTctcagggtaaaaaaaaaaaaaaaaaaaaaaaaaaaaaaaaaaaatccaaaacccCATAACTTACAGGTAAATTTTGTCTCCTCGCAGCCGCCTGCTCCAAACCCTTCTCAACTGCTTGTCTCCGCACCCCCTGACGCATCGGACGCTCCGGCCGGGGACCCTGAACCCGTACTCTTGCCTTGGGGTTCCAggcctcgtcttccttcttcttcccccgaGGTTTGAACACAGGGAAGTCCTCGTCGTCGGATATGTCCAGCGTAGGGTACACTGGAAAAAGTTAAATGAATGTGTGATGCATGTGAGTTCAGAGCAAATGGGCATCGATCCATTCAATATTTTTTCACTATTGTACACTGGAAAAATTTAAATGAATGTGTAATGTATGTGAGTTCAAAGCAAAGGTCCTTGTATGTCAATCCAAtcaatatttttttactattatacACTGGAAAAGGTTAAATGAATGTGTAATGTATGTGAGTTCAAAGCAAATGTCCTTATATGTCAATCCAATCAATATCTTTTCACTATTGTACACGGGAAAAGGTTAAATGAATGTGTAATGCATGTGAGTTTAAAGCAAATGGGCGTCAATCCATTcaatattatttttactactgtACACTGGAAAAATTTAAATGAATGTGTAATGTAAATGAGTTAAAGCAAAGACAAACCTAATCAAATGTTAATCCACTCAATAATTTCTTACTAATATGATATGTGAACAAACCAACATGGGCGAATACCATAAAAAGACATAGGATTCTAGGAAACAGCTCAAACGCATCATAATCTTCATATTGGTGTACTTTATAACAAGGAAAATAGCTCATAACATTAGACGAGACTTGGAAGTgttagaaatggaggaaggattaACACTGCAtcaaacaagaagaaggaggatcaTCGCAAAATCCAACCCCAAGAAACAGAGATGATGGactataaataaagaagaagaagaagaagaaaaagacaacaaagaagaagaggaagatgatgaagaagaaaaggaagaagatgaagaagaaaaataagaagactgATTGATTATTGGCGCATTCTATTCTTGCCgccacaaaagaagaagaaaaagaagaaaaaataaatatcaacaaaCACAACTTGACTCACCATAATCCTCATCCTGGTGCACTTTACTCATGTTCTCGTCGTCATCGTAGCGTCGCCGTGGCTTGGGCTGTCTGGTGTTTGCCGCGGACAGCTTTCTGGAGGTGCTGCGGCTGTTCGGGACCACGCGGCTCATGCTCAACATCCCTGCTATGGCCTCGCGGGTGGACGGGGAAGCTCGGCCGCTCTCACTACTTGGGGAAGGCCACAAAATATTCTCTCGTTAAATGCTGTCGGCGTTGGTATAAAAGGTTTCCGGCTCTAACTATTGCACTgttcgaaaataatagtaataagaagaagatgaaggtacAAATCTTTCTcattatatgataaaaaaaaaggtttccaGCTCTCCCAATAGCAGTgtttaaaaataatagtaataataataataataaggtacAAATTTTTCCCTTTCACCCAATAGGTCAAtattttaaaggaggaggaggaagagaaggaagaagaaagagaagaaggaaaaaaggagagggagaaaaggaaaaatattaagcatctatgaggaagaagaaagagatgaaacagaaaaggagaaatattaaacatctaagaggaagaagaaagagaagaagggagaaagaagagcaagagaaggagaaatattaaGCCTTCACAAAAAGCCGAGGGTTCAAAACTCACTCCAGGTCTTCCATTCGCGCGGGGGAGTCCTCGTTGAAGTCCGGGGCGTAGGCTGATGCTCGGAGAAGCTCGTCTATGCCGTTGTGGGCCGCGTTGTGTGAGggcgccacctccacctcctccgccacatccacggcctcgctgcacacCACGTCAGCGTTCGTCACTGTGGAGGGGAACCAGGGAAcagttttatttacttatttatttttacggcAAAAGAAGCAACTCaaagaaacaacaacagacaAAGCCCTCCAAGTGTTCCTCTCACAAAAGACAACAGGAAGAGTAGCCAGAGGAGAGGGTCAATTACAGAGAGACAGTGGATGATAGAGGCTGAAAAAGTATATATTTGCACTGATGTCTGTGTTGGTGAAGGgcctggtgggtaggggaagggttaaggaagggaactggtaggtaaagggaagggttggtgaagggactggtggataggggaagggaagggttaaggaagggaactggtaggtaaagggaagggttggtgaagggactggtggataggggaagggactggaagataaagagaatggctGGTGAAAGAAACTAGTAGGTAAGGGAAAAAATGTTAAATGGAGTGGTAGACagtggaagggttgggaagggactgttggataggggaagggggctggtgaaggaactggtggataggggaagggttagggaaaggactggaaggaagggaggatagactggtggatagaggaagagtTGGTAAAGGAAATGCTGGATAGGATGCatatgggagcggcaagtagcgggctttttttgtactctttttgttgcccttgagctgtgtcctttcatgtaaaaataaataaatagatgaaaatatgatagtttacccccccacacacacacacatcctttctttcccatctttacTCACAGCTCAGTTTGATCTTCAGCGGCTCAGGTGGCTGTAGGTGCACTCCCTTACGTCTCGGGGTCTCATCTATCATGAGTCCCGATGGTTCCCTCTCGTCGCTGTCCCCGTCCTCATGGAAGTCGTACACGGACTCGTTGTGAACCTTGATGTCTATGGCGGTCTCGCCCctgggaatagaggaggaaatgTGGAGTTACCTCTAGGCTTGGGAGGACATCGGTTGAGTTTGCATATTATTGAGGTAAGGCAAGACAgagatagggtaaggtaaggaaggggagggaaaggaagggaagggaagggaaggaaaaggatactGAGGTTATACAAAGTAAGgcaagattaggtaaggtaaagtaaggaaagggaaggaaaggaaaggaaaggaaagggaagggaaagaaagggaaggcaagataaggtaagataaggtaaggaaaggaaagaaaagtaagaaaaaaaagagagagagaaaacaaagggggGACAAAAGCAATACCTAACAAGTTAACAAACGGATATTGACTTTTGTTTTATACTTATCACTGTCAACAAGAGAAACAACCTCATCTGTAAGTGCATTCAACATTACAGTTAGGTCCTAAACAGCACAACTTGGGTGGATGCACTAAACTACGGACCACGCTCACCCTACATGAGTCATTTCAAGATAAATATAACTTTGTGCAAGTGAACAATCAGCAACAATTCTGTAACTCACTCGTCCTTGATCCTGGTGGTGCTGGCGGGCGTCGGGGTGGAGGGGACATCCGAGTCTGTGCTTCCCGTGCGTCCGAACTTGACCCGCACGGTGCCGGCTTCCACCAGTTTGTAGGGGGTGATACCGGGGCTGTCGGACCAGTCATATTCGGTCCTGGGGGCGGAAGTCGTAACTGTTAGGTCGTTGAGGTGGCTGtgggggggaaggaaagtgatgaaTGGGTACGTCAGGTTACATTAGAGTATATTTTCACTGTTTAGTATGAAAAATTAAGTAGTAAATGAtgaatgggagaaagggaagggaacggaagggaagggaagggaaggtgaggtaaggcaaaATTAGGTAAGctagagtaaggaaaggaaggaaagggagggaagggaagggaagggaatgggagggaaggtaaTGTAAGGCGAGGTAAGGCAAGAGAAAGTAAGGCAAAGTTAGGTACGgtaaagtaaggagaggaaaggaatggaaaggaatggaaagggaagggaagggaagggaagggaatgggagggaagggaaggtaatgtaaGGCGAGGTAAGGCAAAATTAGGTAtggtaaagtaaggaaaggaaaggaatggaaagggagggaaggaaggaaggaaggaatgggaggaaggaaggaatgggagggaagggaatgggagggaagggaagggaagggaagggaagggaagggaaggtgaggtaaggcaaaATTAGGTAcggtaaagtaaggaaaggaaaggaatggaaagggaggggaagggaagggaagggaagggaagggaagaggagggaagggaagaggagggaaaggaagggagtggaatggaatggaagggaagggaagggaagggaagggaaggtgaggtaaggcaagAGAAAGTACACCAAaattaggtaaggtaaagaaaggaaaggaaaggaatggaaatggaagggaaggagtaggtaagatgaggtaagattaggaaaggtaaaggaaggataggaaagggaagggaaggttaggtaaggtatcaaccatctaacaaactaactaactaacaaactaaagGTATAGCATTACATTTTACAGTGCATAATATCAAACTGTCTCTATATTGtccatcttaacccggtagcagcgacgggccaaatttgtggctttaccgtgtagcagcgatgggccaaatttgtgccacgatataaaccccccaaaatagatgatgcataaactgatcacaaatgcttcgatatatatcataaaatggtttgtgtgaggggtgattttttctcatttttctcgcttagagggaccattaagaaacaggaTCCTCGCCGCTACCaggttaaccccttcaacacaaggacatgtatactgtgtccttgcgtcccccgtaccatatccaaggacgcgCATACTacatcctggctcgctttagccaatatacgagttattttatctctatatttatgcttacatctcaaaattatcaattaatttatgtttctttatgtgcaccaattaattctgcatgttttcatatataacacatgacgattatgttgagtttatggctgaaaacttgtcatattcaatagcgacatatGAAATTTGGCGCACGTGGCAATCCCAGATATGGCGCGGGGCTCtattttggcccggccgtagtgaatggGTTAAAGCTATAAAAACGACATTCTCCATCTACACCATCGCTCCCTCCCATCTATCAACCTCCAGTGTACCAAATCACATTATCACACCCACTGACCACACTATCaaccccttaacccggtagcagtgacgggccaaatttgtggctttactgtatgccagcaacaggccaaatctttgccatgatataaaccccaaaattgatgatgcataaactgatcacaaatgcgttgatatatattttaaaatggtttgcgtgagtgatgattttttctcatttttctcgcttagttgctagggcctttaagaaacatgatccccgcagctaccaggttataTAACACCCCGAGAGAGCCTAGTGCGCGGGTCACCTACTTCACATTGCTGGGGTACTCATTCTTGAACTGCGGGTACTCTGGGTCGTGTGGAGGGGTCCCGCTCATGCCGTAGTCCGTGGAGGTGAAGCTCAGACCGTAGGGGTAGGTGGCCGTCTTTGGCAGGCTTAGCTTTAGGGTTCGCTGCTGTTCCTCCGTCAAGCCCACCATCTCAGGCCCACCGATTTCGACCTATAGAGACAATTATAAATgcgataaataaatgaatgaatgatgatcAAAATAATAATGTTGACAATAATgcgatgataataacaatgatgatccTATAGACTAtaactgaagaagaggaaaaagaagaaaagaagaaaagaagaagaaacagaagaaaagaaaagggagaataagaaagaagataaaaagaaaggggagaaaaaagaagaaaagatgaaaagaaatatgagaaaaaagaaaagaagaaaaaagaagaaaaagaagaagaaaagaaataggcgaaaaagaaagaagaaaaaaagaagaaacgaagaaaaagaaaaagaaaataggagaaaaaaagaaaagaagaaaaaaagaaaaaaaaataggagaaaaagaagaaagaagaaaaaaagaagaaaagataattatACTCACTTGCGGAGAGTTGACCTTGAGCACCTTGACCTTCCTGTCGGGCAGCCGCTCCTCCAGCACCGTGTTGAAGCTGGTCAGGTTGGTGTAGTCAATGAAGTCGTCCGCCATCAccttcttcttccgcctcttgGACTCCCTCTCAGGCTTGGGGGGGTTGAGGGCGATGACCTGCTTCTCCGCCGACCTGATCTCCCGCTGCAGGTCCTTGAACAGCTTCATGGGCTGGATGCCGGACGGAACGGTCTCCAGCCCCCCTCGGCCATTCTGTCACCCAGCAAAAGACAGCTTGTAAAGACTTGAAACCTCCTCCTTTGATGCAGCAAGAAACAGTTTATGAAGAGTAAGAGATGATTTATGGTGAGCAAGATATAGTTTATGAAGAGCAAGAGACATTATATAAAGACTTGAAACCTCCTTTGATGCAGCAGGCCTCACCTCTCCCCCCCACTGCCTGAGGGCCACCAGGAGACAGCGGACGCCCGTTATCATGATGGGCGGCACTCTGGTCCCCGCGGCTGCCATGTCCCTGAGCTCTATCACTAGTCTCGTCGCGGCGTACCAACACACGCTCTCGTAGTGGGGAAACCGGAACTTGTCGGGCGTGTTGATCTGTTTCTCTATTTCGTAAACCCTGGAATTGGGGAAGCGTACAAAATCAAGTTCCACGGCTAACAAGGCTGCAGCTTCACCTTACAAACCACAATAATGGATACATGGGGTCAGGCCTAAGGTGATACAAATGGAAAGATATCTACTAATGTTGCTGTTATTCAAAGATCTATTGGaacatataagagaaaaaaaagatgagaggaaaaacaCTTACTAGAGTCACAAATTAAGAGAAGtaaaaggcaaaagaaagaaCATTGACCTAAGTtgcaaatttaaagaagaaaaatatgaaaggaagaagacttACTGGAGCTGCAAATTAAAAGAAGtgaaagacgagagaaagaacATTTACTGGAATATACAGGAGAagtaacagaggagaggaaaacacttACTGGAGTTCCAATTCAATGTTGTGTGAGTGCAGGAAGTTGCCGCCGAAGACCAGTGTGTCGGTGGGGGTGAGCACGGCATGGATCCAGCCGGTGGGGATGAAAAGCGTCTCCCCCGCACGCACCACACACCGGTAACACGTGTCCACCTACAGGGGCGGAACGCAAGAGATGAGgtacaagaacataagaaaataatgagtctgcaagaggtcagtatgattttctttttctcttctctttttgttttcttttgtttgattgGAGGcagattattatttatttatttattttatttttttcacagcaTCAGACAGAGAGAATGaggtatagttttctttttttgataGGATGTAGACAATGGATGATAGTGATACATTCTTACAATAAATAATTCTACCACTGTATTTTGACTATTGGTAAATACATTATGGCCCAAAGAGAACCATTGATGACTAGAAAAATGTATCTATCTTATATACTCATGTAGAACCTGCCCCCTAGCAAAATatgtaacaaaaacaaaactttaCAAATATACCACATCTTTACCTGATCCCCAAAGAACATTTCAGACTGGTTGTTGGCCTTCATCCAGCGCTGGTACAGGGTGAGGTTGGCAGCTGTGGGCTTTATTAAGTAAAACACCTTCTCTCCCTGTGGACAAAACATACAATCGTTAAACATACGCCAGCTGATAAAGGCACAACTTTTCACACACAAAACGCACTGCATGGCTATAAAGAAAGCTACAATATGATAAAGATAAGGTAAGTTAATGTGAGCAGATACTATAGGTAAAATAAGGTATGATAGAGGCACAACTTATTCAATGAACATATATCTAAAAATCTACTgaatttctcacacacacacaatacacttcATGGTTATAAATAAACGTACAATATAAcagaagtaaggtaaggtaaaatagtGGACATACACTATAGGTAAGAGGTATAATACAGCCACAACTCACCCAGAGAACGTGGTACCACACAGATGTTCCACCGAAGTCTATGTGGAAGTCTGTATAAGAATTTTCTACACCTATTAGCGCATACTTGGATACATTGGGGCGCGAGAGGGGCGGGCTGGGGGGCGGGTCGGTGGGCCAGGAATTAGTGACCCAACACATCTTGCGGACAATGTAGGGAGGCTCCACCAGCTGACTCAAACTGAAagagaggtcaggttaggtcaggtcgcTATCACAACACAAATAATCAATTAGAAGATGCCCAAAAGCTGACTCAgactgaaagagagagggatcaggtcaggttaggtcactcTTACCACATGATCCCTCAATTCAGCTTAGCACCTCACAAAAATATTTACAGAGAACGCTAAGAAGTGAACAAAGAAGAATGTAAGAATGGATTAGAGGGTGTACCGTACCAAATATAATAGATAAGTGAAGAATAGGGGAACATAGGAATGGAATAAACAAAAGAGTAACaggagagtgaagaaagaggatTATAAGAATGGATTAGAGGGTGTACTGAACTAAATAAAACAGAGAAGTAAAGGAGGCATATAAGAGTGGAATGAAGGGTGAACTCaactaaatataaaaatgaaatcaAGGGTGAACTCaactaaatataaaaatgaaatcaAGGGTGAACTGAACTAAAtataagaatgaaatcaagggtGAACTGAACTAAAtataagaatgaaatcaagggtGAACTGAACTAAAtataagaatgaaatcaagggtGAACTGAACTAAAtataagaatgaaatcaagggtGAACTGAACTAAAtataagaatgaaatcaagggtGAACTGAACTAAAtataagaatgaaatcaagggtGAACTGAactaaatatatgaatgaaatcAAGGGTGAACTGAACCAAAtataagaatgaaatcaagggtGAACTGAACTAAATATGAGAATGAAATCAAGGGTGAACTGACCTAAAtataagaatgaaatcaagggtGAACTGAACTAAAtataagaatgaaatcaagggtGAACTCAACTAAAtataagaatgaaatcaagggtGAACTGAACTAAAtataagaatgaaatcaagggtGAACTGAACTAAATATAATAATTAAATCAAGGTTGAAATGAACTAAATATAAGAATTAAATCAAGGGTTAACTGAactaaataaagaatgaaatcaAGGGTGAACTGAACTAAAtataagaatgaaatcaagggtGAACTGAACTAAATATGAGAATGAAATCAAGGGTGAACTCTACTAAAtataagaatgaaatcaagggtGAACTGAACTAAAtataagaatgaaatcaaggtGAAATGAAATCAAGGGTGAACTGAACTAAATATAAGAATGAAATCAAACTAAAtataagaatgaaatcaagggtgaaaaatataagaatgaaatcatataagaatgaaatcaagggtGAACTCAACTAAAtataagaatgaaatcaagggtGAACTCAACTATAtataagaatgaaatcaagggtGAACTCAACTAAAtataagaatgaaatcaagggtGAACTCAACTAAAtataagaatgaaatcaagggtGAACTGAACTAAAtataagaatgaaatcaagggtGAACTCAACTAAAtataagaatgaaatcaagggtGAACTCAACTAAAtataagaatgaaatcaagggtGAACTCAACTAAAtataagaatgaaatcaagggtGAACTCAACTAAAtataagaatgaaatcaagggtGAACTCAACTAAATATGAGAATGAAATCAAGGGTGAACTGAACTAAAtataagaatgaaatcaagggtGAACTCAACTAAAtataagaatgaaatcaagggtGAACTGAAATCAAGGGTGAACTCAACTAAATATGAGAATGAAATCAAGGGTGAACTCAACTAAAtataagaatgaaatcaagggtGAACTGACCTAAATATATGAGacgtaaaaaaaggaggaatacaaGAATTGAATCAAGGGTGTATATACTGTACCAGATCTATATTGAAGCCATACCTGGTATTGGAGAACTCTAGACTGATGAGGTTGAGGACAGTGGTTCTGGCAGGACTGAGGAAGTACTCAATGAACTCGTGTAGCTGCATCTTGACGTCCGTTTGTCGCTGGACGTCGATCACATCCACCTCGTGTTCAGAGCCTGGCGGGGGAGCataagagaggaggtaagggaagggaagggaaagtataggGAGGTAAAGttcaggtaaggaaaaggaagaaaagggaaaggaaggggagataagggatgagaagagaagggaaggaaagggaagggaatagaagggaaaggatggaaagggaaggcatgggaagggtagggaaaggaagggaagagaagggaaagcaagggaagggaggataagggaatagaagagaagggaagggaagggaagggatggaaagggaagacaagggaagggtagggaaaggaagggaagagaagagaagggaaagcaagggaagagaagggaagggaagagaaagcaaggtaaagtaagttaaggtaaaacaaggaaaggaaagggaagggaagggaatggaggagaagggaaggtggggaaAGGTTGTACAATGCAAGGAATGGTAAAcagaaacatataaaacaaacaaattccAAATAACAACTACAATAATCGACAACATCAACAAATAAGACTATAAACAAGACCTAAGACCCtatagaacaaaacaaaaaacatccaACTCACCAACGTAACTCTCCACATCAAGAACGTTAAAAGAGTCGTGTGGAACAATGAGGTCGAGGCCGTTTCTGTCCTCCACCAAGATGGGTTTGGTGAAGCCGCTCGCCACAATGTAGGGCAGGGTGAGCTGCTGCCCCCGTAGCCGACACACCACATCCTCACAACTGGGGGACAcaagattgttattattattattattattattattattattattattattaaacgacGATTATTATATGAGATGAATCGGGTAGAGACGGAGGCATGCagacacccgaaattgacctctcttttggctactctttacttttgtctttcataggagcggcgagtagcgggctttttttttttctgtactctttttattgcccttgagccgtgtcctctgatgtaaaaaaaaattaaataaataaaaagagagagagagagaaagaaagaaagctgcCTAAAATATCAAGACACAACGCCATTCAAAATTGATCATCTCTTCTGGCTACCCAATTCTATTTACCGAACATACTTTTAGGGCAACATTTCGTTGGCTTATTGTTTTATGTCTGA
The window above is part of the Eriocheir sinensis breed Jianghai 21 chromosome 44, ASM2467909v1, whole genome shotgun sequence genome. Proteins encoded here:
- the LOC126980240 gene encoding histone lysine demethylase PHF8-like isoform X3 — translated: MRRVVLSKMALDVIYCLCGQSTDLSRFMIQCDICKDWFHGRCVGVREYQAVDIDRFHCPRCDVYNGPSVLKARLNWHRHDYSEADAGSKPVQTGTQVFIKELKTRHFPSCEDVVCRLRGQQLTLPYIVASGFTKPILVEDRNGLDLIVPHDSFNVLDVESYVGSEHEVDVIDVQRQTDVKMQLHEFIEYFLSPARTTVLNLISLEFSNTSLSQLVEPPYIVRKMCWVTNSWPTDPPPSPPLSRPNVSKYALIGVENSYTDFHIDFGGTSVWYHVLWGEKVFYLIKPTAANLTLYQRWMKANNQSEMFFGDQVDTCYRCVVRAGETLFIPTGWIHAVLTPTDTLVFGGNFLHSHNIELELQVYEIEKQINTPDKFRFPHYESVCWYAATRLVIELRDMAAAGTRVPPIMITGVRCLLVALRQWGGENGRGGLETVPSGIQPMKLFKDLQREIRSAEKQVIALNPPKPERESKRRKKKVMADDFIDYTNLTSFNTVLEERLPDRKVKVLKVNSPQVEIGGPEMVGLTEEQQRTLKLSLPKTATYPYGLSFTSTDYGMSGTPPHDPEYPQFKNEYPSNVKTEYDWSDSPGITPYKLVEAGTVRVKFGRTGSTDSDVPSTPTPASTTRIKDEGETAIDIKVHNESVYDFHEDGDSDEREPSGLMIDETPRRKGVHLQPPEPLKIKLSLTNADVVCSEAVDVAEEVEVAPSHNAAHNGIDELLRASAYAPDFNEDSPARMEDLDSESGRASPSTREAIAGMLSMSRVVPNSRSTSRKLSAANTRQPKPRRRYDDDENMSKVHQDEDYVYPTLDISDDEDFPVFKPRGKKKEDEAWNPKARVRVQGPRPERPMRQGVRRQAVEKGLEQAAARRQNLPATKRAYHRKKQRTLEAQPSTSSGVVSLKGISKSEFSNKPRKGMATAKQRLGKILKIHKMLH
- the LOC126980240 gene encoding histone lysine demethylase PHF8-like isoform X1 → MRRVVLSKMALDVIYCLCGQSTDLSRFMIQCDICKDWFHGRCVGVREYQAVDIDRFHCPRCDVYNGPSVLKARLNWHRHDYSEADAGSKPVQTGTQVFIKELKTRHFPSCEDVVCRLRGQQLTLPYIVASGFTKPILVEDRNGLDLIVPHDSFNVLDVESYVGSEHEVDVIDVQRQTDVKMQLHEFIEYFLSPARTTVLNLISLEFSNTSLSQLVEPPYIVRKMCWVTNSWPTDPPPSPPLSRPNVSKYALIGVENSYTDFHIDFGGTSVWYHVLWGEKVFYLIKPTAANLTLYQRWMKANNQSEMFFGDQVDTCYRCVVRAGETLFIPTGWIHAVLTPTDTLVFGGNFLHSHNIELELQVYEIEKQINTPDKFRFPHYESVCWYAATRLVIELRDMAAAGTRVPPIMITGVRCLLVALRQWGGENGRGGLETVPSGIQPMKLFKDLQREIRSAEKQVIALNPPKPERESKRRKKKVMADDFIDYTNLTSFNTVLEERLPDRKVKVLKVNSPQVEIGGPEMVGLTEEQQRTLKLSLPKTATYPYGLSFTSTDYGMSGTPPHDPEYPQFKNEYPSNVNHLNDLTVTTSAPRTEYDWSDSPGITPYKLVEAGTVRVKFGRTGSTDSDVPSTPTPASTTRIKDEGETAIDIKVHNESVYDFHEDGDSDEREPSGLMIDETPRRKGVHLQPPEPLKIKLSLTNADVVCSEAVDVAEEVEVAPSHNAAHNGIDELLRASAYAPDFNEDSPARMEDLDSESGRASPSTREAIAGMLSMSRVVPNSRSTSRKLSAANTRQPKPRRRYDDDENMSKVHQDEDYVYPTLDISDDEDFPVFKPRGKKKEDEAWNPKARVRVQGPRPERPMRQGVRRQAVEKGLEQAAARRQNLPATKRAYHRKKQRTLEAQPSTSSGVVSLKGISKSEFSNKPRKGMATAKQRLGKILKIHKMLH